A genomic stretch from Theobroma cacao cultivar B97-61/B2 chromosome 4, Criollo_cocoa_genome_V2, whole genome shotgun sequence includes:
- the LOC18603635 gene encoding DELLA protein RGL1, with the protein MADVVFTFDDLNIGGVPDKLRSSDKDFESFEEGGKGKQSSFYGGAYWGETGGIESLSSDYGFYQDDSLEAGFTFSKYRPQEQQQQQQPFTDYGLLDGVSVNAASPPIQTCLEEIAKLGQIPTGIQDAAEMKKENQHPFSLASLGLLNNYGSGFKRLNGERRSEGANDITMLTKEEDRKLSTEEIMRVAGEMFIQSSCQTIDSISMLDHPFNLSFSGLSDQEIKDVELAGLLLAAAEKVGYQQYDRASRLLKQCDYMTFKTGNPVQRSVYYFAEALREKIERETGSASSKGLRRKPLFNLDEATMSLNPTTLACHGELPFCQITQFTGIQAIVENVAEAKRIHIIDLAIRNGVQWTVLMQALASRYECPLELLKITAVATNAKHLMEETGKRLSSFAQSLGIPFAFKIIMVSDMLDLKEDLFELDAEEAVAVYSAYAFRSMLATPNRLENIMRVVRVINPCLMVISEIEANHNSPIFVNRFIEVLFFFSAYFDCIATCMKQNYKNREIIESVFFSEGIKNMVAAEGEDRKVRHVNFDVWRAFFVRYGMEEVELSMASLYQADLIRKNFSCGSSCTLDMNGKCLLVGWKETPLHSLSVWKFL; encoded by the coding sequence ATGGCGGATGTGGTGTTCACTTTCGATGATCTGAACATTGGTGGAGTTCCAGATAAGCTTAGATCTTCTGATAAAGATTTTGAGAGTTTTGAGGAAGGTGGTAAAGGGAAGCAAAGTAGTTTTTACGGAGGCGCGTACTGGGGAGAGACAGGAGGCATTGAATCCTTGTCTTCTGATTATGGATTCTATCAAGATGACTCACTGGAGGCAGGATTCACTTTCTCCAAGTATCGGCCACAAGagcagcaacaacaacaacaaccaTTTACAGATTATGGACTTCTTGATGGAGTAAGTGTCAATGCTGCATCTCCACCAATTCAAACATGTCTGGAGGAAATTGCAAAGCTTGGTCAGATCCCCACAGGAATTCAAGATGCTGCGGAGATGAAGAAGGAAAACCAGCACCCTTTTTCCTTAGCCTCGCTTGGGCTGCTGAACAACTATGGTAGTGGATTCAAACGATTGAATGGAGAAAGAAGAAGTGAGGGAGCCAATGACATAACTATGCTCACAAAGGAGGAAGACAGGAAATTATCAACTGAAGAAATCATGAGGGTTGCTGGAGAGATGTTTATCCAGTCATCTTGTCAAACTATTGATAGTATCTCCATGCTTGACCATccttttaatctttctttctctGGACTTTCTGATCAGGAGATAAAAGATGTGGAGCTTGCTGGGCTCCTTCTAGCTGCTGCCGAGAAAGTAGGCTATCAGCAATATGACCGCGCTAGCAGATTGCTGAAACAATGTGATTACATGACCTTCAAAACTGGAAATCCAGTTCAGCGATCGGTCTACTATTTCGCTGAAGCTCTTCGAGAGAAGATTGAAAGAGAGACGGGAAGCGCTTCATCAAAGGGTTTAAGAAGGAAACCGCTGTTTAATTTGGATGAGGCAACGATGAGCCTGAACCCCACTACATTGGCATGTCATGGAGAATTGCCCTTTTGCCAGATTACACAATTTACTGGGATCCAGGCCATTGTGGAAAATGTGGCTGAGGCAAAGAGGATTCACATTATTGATCTTGCTATCAGAAATGGGGTGCAATGGACAGTCTTAATGCAAGCTCTTGCATCTCGATATGAATGCCCTCTTGAGCTCCTGAAAATAACTGCTGTTGCAACTAATGCAAAACATTTAATGGAGGAAACAGGTAAGAGGCTGTCAAGTTTTGCCCAGAGCTTGGGCATaccttttgcttttaagattATCATGGTCTCCGACATGTTAGATCTTAAAGAAGATCTCTTTGAACTTGATGCTGAAGAAGCGGTTGCTGTCTATTCTGCGTATGCTTTTAGGAGCATGCTTGCAACGCCAAACCGGCTTGAAAATATAATGAGAGTGGTCAGAGTCATCAATCCTTGTTTAATGGTGATATCTGAAATTGAGGCCAACCATAACTCACCAATCTTTGTGAACCGTTTCATTGaagttcttttcttcttcagtgCATACTTTGATTGCATCGCAACTTGCATGAAACagaattataaaaatagaGAGATCATAGAATCAGTGTTTTTTAGTGAAGGAATTAAGAACATGGTAGCTGCTGAAGGTGAGGACAGGAAGGTACGACATGTGAACTTTGATGTTTGGAGAGCATTCTTTGTTCGATATGGAATGGAGGAGGTAGAATTAAGCATGGCATCCCTGTACCAAGCAGACCTTATTCgcaaaaatttttcttgtgGGAGTTCCTGTACACTTGATATGAATGGGAAATGCCTACTTGTTGGATGGAAGGAAACACCGCTGCATTCTCTTTCTGTTTGGAAGTTTCTTTAA
- the LOC18603636 gene encoding ubiquitin-conjugating enzyme E2 32 translates to MAEDKYNLKNPAVKRILQEVKEMQSNPSDDFMSLPLEENIFEWQFAIRGPRESEFEGGIYHGRIQLPAEYPFKPPSFMLLTPNGRFETQTKICLSISNHHPEHWQPSWSVRTALVALIAFMPTSPNGALGSLDYKKEERRTLAIKSREAPPKFGNPERQKLIDEIHEYMLSKAPPVPQLGPSQASEEHSMDRDGVTQANQQDSVSMAGGDGLPNQAVGDRVVEEEPVAPANANPAPAEIRVVREVPARGPSNQPLQRPELRVQKSADDRLFTWAAVGLTIAILVLLLKKFLKSSGHGAVFMDGS, encoded by the exons ATGGCTGAAGACAAGTACAACCTCAAGAATCCGGCGGTGAAGAGGATTTTACAAGAGGTTAAGGAGATGCAATCCAATCCTTCCGATGATTTCATGAGCCTCCCTCTCGAG gaGAATATATTTGAATGGCAATTTGCAATTAGGGGTCCCAGGGAATCTGAATTTGAAGGAGGGATTTATCATGGAAGGATCCAATTACCTGCAGAGTATCCATTTAAGCCCCCTTCATTCATGTTGCTGACT CCAAACGGGCGTTTTGAAACCCAGACTAAGATTTGCTTAAGTATTTCTAATCACCATCCGGAGCACTGGCAGCCATCTTGGAGTG TGCGGACTGCTCTAGTGGCACTGATTGCTTTCATGCCCACCAGCCCAAATGGTGCCTTGGGTTCTCTAGACTATAAGAAGGAAGAGCGGCGTACCCTTGCCATCAAATCTCGTGAAGCACCCCCTAAATTTGGGAATCCTGAACGCCAAAAACTTATTGATGAG ATTCATGAATATATGTTAAGCAAGGCGCCTCCTGTTCCTCAACTCGGTCCTTCACAGGCCTCAGAAGAACACTCTATGGACAGGGATGGAGTAACTCAGGCTAATCAGCAAGATTCTGTGAGCATGGCTGGTGGGGATGGGCTCCCAAATCAAGCAGTAGGTGACAGGGTTGTTGAAGAAGAGCCTGTGGCTCCTGCCAACGCTAATCCTGCTCCTGCTGAAATCAGGGTCGTGAGAGAGGTTCCTGCCAGGGGACCAAGTAATCAGCCGCTGCAAAGGCCAGAGCTGAGGGTTCAAAAATCTGCTGATGATCGCTTGTTTACATGGGCTGCTGTTGGACTTACCATTGCAATTTTGGTTCTTTTGTTgaagaagtttttgaaatCTAGTGGACATGGTGCTGTTTTCATGGATGGGTCATAG